A stretch of DNA from Candidatus Poribacteria bacterium:
GATGTGAGGGTGATAGCAACAAGCAACAGGGATGTGAGGGATGCGATCAGAAGCGGCATATTCCGTAGCGATCTCTACTATCGCCTTGCATCGGTGCAGATTCATATTCCTCCTCTTCGAGAGAGGGTGGAAGACATCCCACTTTTGGTGAAGTATTTCATAGAGGAGCTCAATAGGAGAGAGGGGTTTGGTGTTTTAGGTGTGGATGAGGAGGTGATGGATGTTCTGAAGAGGCGGAAGTGGGAAGGGAATGTGAGGGAGTTGAAGAATCTGGTGGAGAGCTTGGCGATTAAGAAGAAGGAAGGATGGATAGGGATGAGGGATCTTAGGGGGATGCTATCGGTAAGGAGGAGGCGTAGGCATTTGAGCGAGGAGGAGGTGAGGGAAGCTTTGAGGAAGGCTGGAGGTAACAAGAGCGAGGCGGCAAGGATGTTAGGGGTTTACCGACAGCAGATACAGAGGTTAGTTAAGAAATATGGCCTGGATAAGGAGAAGTGGTAGAGATGCAACAAAGGATAAAGTTGCATCCGTTATTGCACCTCTGAAGAATTAAGGTGCTGCAAGAGTTTTAAAGCTTCTGGGTGCAACAAACTCATGAAGTTGCACCTTTGTTGCACCCCTTGGGAGGGGGAAAGCCCTTATGAAAAGCGGCTTCAGATCTGGCATGAAAGTTGCCTACATAAAGATGCAGGATGCTTTGGACGTTGGACATCGGACTTCCTGGGAGTTGATGGTGATGCTGGTATCGGTCGTCATACCGTGCCTGAACGAGGCCAGGACGCTTGCAAGATGCATAGAGAAGGCCAAAAGGGCTGTCAAGGAGATGAAGGTTCAAGAGGAGATAATAGTGGCTGACAACGGCTCCACTGATGGCTCCATCAAGATAGCTGAGTCTCTGGGAGCGAGAGTTGTTCATCAGCCCGAAAGAGGCTACGGCAACGCATGCAGGGCTGGGATAGAGGCTGCAAGAGGAAGATACATCGTGATGGGTGATGCAGACGACACGTATGATTTCAGGGAGATACCTAAGTTCGTAAGGAAGCTGGATGAGGAATACGATCTTGTGCTGGGCAGCAGGCTGAGGGGGGAGATACTGCCGGGGGCTATGTCATTGACACACAAGGTTGGTAATCTGTTTCTGACTGGCGTGTTGAATCTGCTGTTTAAAGCGGGAGTATCTGATGCGCACTGCGGCATGCGTGCTTTCAGGAGGGATGCGTATGAGAGGATGGGGTTGAGGAGTGAGGGTATGGAGTTTGCGTCAGAGATGGTGATAGCGGCAGTGGAGAGGGGCATGAGGATAGGCGAGGTACCGATCAGGTATTATCCGCGGGGAGAAGGATCGAGTTCGAAGCTGAGGACGGTGAGGGATGGGTGGAGGCATTTGAGGTTCATGCTGGGCTGCTGGGCTTTCAGCGTCCGGGGTCCAAAGCTTTGAATCTGGTCTAAGGAGGTAGGTCAAATGCGAGGTATAAGGTTAAGCAGGGAGGCGATGGGATTTGTGATTCTCACAACCCTTCTGTCGCTGACCTTCATCGCCAGCATCGTTTATGCATACACTTCTGAAGGAGGATGGAAAGAGGAAGTAAGTTGGTCGGTCTCCGTCTCAACGAACTATAATAGCCTTGAGAAGAAGACGTACAGCTACCATTCCATCTACGTGTATAACAACCGGTGTAAGGAAAACGGCTACCCCAATCCTAAGATAAAAGTTGATTTCGGTTTTGAGCATAGTATAAGGGAAAAAACACCTCAATATTGGACATGGTACGGTAACACTGTTAATGTTCCATCGGAGGAGCATCCAGAAAGAGAGCTATACCGTAGTAAGACTCTATCTTTAGATGTAACCGGGCTACAAGTAGGGAAAACATACCATTTAGACGCATACACTGAACTTGAAATTTTCGACAGTAAAGGAAGAAAGATAGACTTAAAAGATTATCCTAGCGACCCTGATGACGGATACGTTGAGGAAACTCTTGAATTTACAAGGTAGAGAAAATCTGTAAGGATAGAGCTCAGCGTTTCGCTGAGCTCCTATTAAATACATGAGGAATGGAAAGTGAGATCGTTCCTTATCGTATGGATACATCTCTTGCTCATATCTTCCATTTTTCATCAAGCTATGGCCGATAGGCTGGCCTTCGTTAAAAATTGTGATATATATGTTGCGGATATAGATACGGAAGGGGATATAAGAAAAATCCGAAACATTACAAATCACCCTGCCTGTGATTCTGACCCATCATGGTCACCTGACGGCAAGAGAATTGCCTTCTCCTCAAACCGAGATGGCTTCTTCAACCTCTTCATTATGGGAGCAAATGGGGAAAATCCTCTTCCTCTGAGTAAGGAAATAGACAGCTTATCCTTCGATTGGTCATCCGACGGGAAAAGGATGATCATAGAGGGTGAGC
This window harbors:
- a CDS encoding sigma-54-dependent Fis family transcriptional regulator, with translation MGKELVAVEIHRRSRRSSGPLLIQNMAEINEELAASILFGHKRGAFTGAYEDRLGLFQAADRGTLVLDEITETPLSVQATLLRTVERGRIRIVGDVREIEVDVRVIATSNRDVRDAIRSGIFRSDLYYRLASVQIHIPPLRERVEDIPLLVKYFIEELNRREGFGVLGVDEEVMDVLKRRKWEGNVRELKNLVESLAIKKKEGWIGMRDLRGMLSVRRRRRHLSEEEVREALRKAGGNKSEAARMLGVYRQQIQRLVKKYGLDKEKW
- a CDS encoding glycosyltransferase family 2 protein — encoded protein: MQDALDVGHRTSWELMVMLVSVVIPCLNEARTLARCIEKAKRAVKEMKVQEEIIVADNGSTDGSIKIAESLGARVVHQPERGYGNACRAGIEAARGRYIVMGDADDTYDFREIPKFVRKLDEEYDLVLGSRLRGEILPGAMSLTHKVGNLFLTGVLNLLFKAGVSDAHCGMRAFRRDAYERMGLRSEGMEFASEMVIAAVERGMRIGEVPIRYYPRGEGSSSKLRTVRDGWRHLRFMLGCWAFSVRGPKL